The following coding sequences lie in one Panicum virgatum strain AP13 chromosome 6N, P.virgatum_v5, whole genome shotgun sequence genomic window:
- the LOC120678274 gene encoding arabinogalactan protein 1-like, with product MPARARPSPSTAARPLDPAPGRCPRRRHDTAARTAHTDAAHARTLLLLPRRVHASARLAVPTCAPRTARRCAARCPLPRSAPLARTRRATSPLRATTRPPDRRPAITAPPHVATPAAGASPRPRSPCARVQPPRRATPSSIAATEPPPRRPRQG from the coding sequence ATGCCCGCACGCGCCCGTCCTTCCCCGAGCACGGCCGCACGCCCCCTGgaccccgctcccggccgctgcccgcgacgccgccacgACACGGCCGCCCGCACCGCGCACACCGACGcggcgcacgcgcgcacgctgctgctcctgccacGCCGCGTGCACGCGAGCGCGCGCCTCGCCGTGCCCACGTGCGCGCCGCGCACCGCTCGTCGCTGCGCCGCCCGCTGCCCGCTGCCCCGCtcggcgccgctcgcgcgcaCCCGCCGCGCCACCTCGCCCCTGCGCGCCACGACGCGGCCGCCTGACCGGCGCCCCGCCATCACCGCCCCGCCGCACGTCGCGACGCCCGCCGCTGGCGCCTCGCCCCGGCCCCGCTCGCCCTGTGCCCGCgtgcagccgccgcgccgcgcgacgcCTAGCAGCATTGCTGCCAcagagccgccgcctcgccgcccgcgccaagGCTAG
- the LOC120677519 gene encoding uncharacterized protein LOC120677519 encodes MLAAAALAISPSLSQTSVHLFVFFHGSPDSPSLDAAGRSHEHHELRVADLHPFHPSSSPLHRRSATAVRSRAPPLPLHRFVVPAARRRGLTPPRAPLAKTHTISGSSSPISHHSAVPAWTSCASAASSDSGSHVCPPPLALREGGVSGGCGGPVRDGVRAGGGTRLLATPSARRGLAPRPCHRDGIHVLRPWALLATASAPAAGRVCSRLHPRAPPQRRRPGCFARCLATTCAPCFSRAEATSLVPALEAAPFFPTGATFCLRQRRPVRGRDGVTDLTDRVLHSGNVGAF; translated from the exons ATGCTAGCAGCTGCAGCCCTTGCaatttctccctccctctcacaAACCAGCGTGCATCTGTTCGTGTTCTTCCACGGCTCGCCCGATTCGCCGTCCCTAGATGCAGCCGGTCGCAGCCACGAGCACCATGAGCTGCGTGTCGCCGACTTGCACCCGTTCCACCCGTCCTCGTCACCGTTACATCgccggagcgccaccgccgtgaggagccgagcaccgccgcttcCCTTGCACCGATTCGTCGTTCCCGCTGCACGCCGGCGAGGACTGACGCCACCACGTGCACCTCTCGCCAAGACGCATACAATCTCCGGGTCCTCGTCGCCCATTAGCCACCACAGCGCCGTCCCCGCTTGGACATCCTGTGCGTCGGCCGCCTCCTCCGATTCCGGCAGCCACGTTTGTCCCCCGCCCCTG GCCCTCCGAGAAGGTGGCGTTAGCGGCGGGTGCGGCGGCCCTGTTCGCGACGGcgtccgcgccggcggcgggacgcgcCTGCTCGCGACGCCGTCCGCGCGCCGAGGCCTAGCACCACGCCCCTGTCACCGCGACGGCATCCACGTGCTCCGGCCATGGGCCCTGCTCGCGACGGCGTCcgcgccggcagcggggcgcGTCTGCTCGCGACTGCATCCGCGTGCTCCGCCCCAGCGCAGGCGGCCCGGCTGCTTCGCGCGCTGCCTCGCCACGACATGCGCTCCATGTTTCTCGCGCGCGGAGGCCACGTCGCTCGTCCCTGCGTTGGAGGCGGCGCCATTCTTCCCCACGGGGGCCACGTTCTGCCTTCGCCAACGCCGGCCGGTCCGTGGAAGAGATGGCGTCACTGACTTAACTGACAGAGTGCTACATTCGGGTAACGTTGGAGCTTTTTAG
- the LOC120680295 gene encoding translation initiation factor IF-2-like: MEGRVMRRSVTLADQLAAVGPPPAVGAAGSCNLRDLLKLRDGDDLAAGRRAAVTLASAMAAERQASLPPPSSSSAAAAAAAARTLLDIIRDDQQPPPAAASGAGAGDPALVRRAVLLPAPSTAASPFAPAEAAPSPAPPPPPRPASQPPTLVAAQEEVEQGERVSLMALLEQTDRQWSAGAAPREEDLAEAEAPELVEDDADADAEPEAAGKGVVAGCCCVCMARAKGAAFIPCGHTFCRPCARELLAGRSRCPLCNAAIVDVLDIF, from the coding sequence ATGGAGGGGCGGGTGATGCGCCGCAGCGTCACGCTGGCGGACCAGCTCGCCGcggtcgggccgccgccggcggtgggtGCGGCGGGGTCGTGCAACCTCCGCGACCTGCTCAAGCTCCGCGACGGGGACGACCTCGCGGCGGGGCGCCGGGCGGCGGTCACGCtcgcctccgccatggccgccgagaggCAGGCCTCGCTGCCGCCaccctcgtcgtcgtccgccgccgcagccgcggccgcggcgcgcaccCTCCTCGACATCATCCGGGACGACCAGcagccgcctcccgccgccgcgtcgggggccggcgccggcgaccccgcccTCGTCCGCCGCGCCGTGTTGCTTCCCGCCCCGAGCACGGCGGCCTCCCCGTTCGCGCCCGCCGAGGCCGCCCCTTCtcctgctccgcctccgcctccgcggccggcgagccAGCCGCCCACGCTGGTGGCGGCGCAAGAGGAGGTGGAGCAGGGGGAGAGGGTCTCCCTGATGGCGCTCCTCGAGCAGACGGACAGGCAGTGGAGCGCCGGCGCGGCCCCGCGCGAGGAGGACTTGGCGgaagcggaggcgccggagctggtggaggacgacgccgacgccgacgcggaGCCGGAGGCCGCGGGCAAAGGGGTGGTCGCCGGGTGCTGCTGCGTGTGCATGGCGCGCGCCAAGGGCGCGGCCTTCATCCCCTGCGGCCACACCTTCTGCCGCCCCTGCGCCCGcgagctcctcgccggccgcagTCGCTGCCCGCTCTGCAACGCCGCCATCGTCGACGTCCTCGACATCTTCTGA
- the LOC120679904 gene encoding ubiquitin carboxyl-terminal hydrolase 2-like has protein sequence MGDTRPRAWEAGESSRDAKTPRLDLLASAALEQNDLSRWDEWPEVTGDKDWCDHVPTDSAHKEILDSSLLSDDAGKCADCQREDAEEEPGKCRPVHSRILVCLECGRQSCGDSDSYLPYGHAQDHAKHEQHWVAAMFADPQAGFCFKCETEVSVYPEQEEMPGEIQAGGHGFGSDVHYGPGNGSLDIGFTWQCHEFGSSNVQGYAIRGIPNRGSTCYVNAIVQCLLVLDKLRARMLGPDAPPGQLGLALMELFVETCVEDAVAGMLNPDKLLRRVRLHTDKFEAYRMHDSHELLDSLRSALHSEENEIEIPNRQRVAATVIDSIFRGEISYTRSCIRCGSSLVLHDQFCELSLPLPSKEHPSRSAAAPKTSESLKSQPKKAATQLIPTNEKITSEKIQEVVKSGDSHILGSELKDVVEKTPEPLEVDSSEAQCIWQSKDVLQDPLETMEDKASCSELSRGIIEAPPKSVSFVLQNLSNVKVEQVIEMTADSHSPEDMVPPPLVAPLSENGAPMALGSSVDQNDNVNPGDLLNQLEVSIQAKENTCTGQLTAEDKENARSRDAVYDKVVGVSNIVPSIEDCLSLFFKEQVVERNCDDCPKVIEEPSTNQSENGGQMVSSTTDNTAVDGNLTEQSGRLTCHIKQSIEPNSLSVECKSSSSRQPDDSDAKSEIIQTEEVNTERINSGMSYGDKEIECHDGIQEAVSSCLPAEKQTDLLSSEHSQNLSTPNQDRSKQVGLDLSAIQLEDNQNEQKERSGCAIETPCITKLPSVLTLHLKRYINCGNAHHKNEAHVSYKEYLDVEQFMDPSSVDKDKSLYQLAGVVEHRGPSMNAGHYVAYVRARRLGNQEQQSSCSASWFCADDGHIREVTLEEVLKRESYILFYEKMEDQRKI, from the exons ATGGGGGACACGAGGCCGAGGGCGTGGGAGGCGGGCGAGAGCTCGCGGGATGCCAAGACTCCGCGGCTGGACTTGCTGGCTTCGGCTGCGTTGGAGCAGAACGATCTGTCGCGCTGGGACGAATGGCCGGAGGTGACAGGCGACAAGGATTGGTGCGATCACGTCCCCACTGACAGTGCCCACAAGGAGATTCTGGATTCGTCGCTGCTATCCGATGACGCAGGGAAGTGTGCGGATTGCCAGCGCGAGgacgccgaggaggagcctggGAAATGCCGGCCCGTGCATAGCCGTATCTTGGTGTGCCTGGAATGCGGCCGGCAATCCTGCGGGGATTCCGATAGTTATCTCCCATATGGTCATGCTCAGGACCACGCCAAGCATGAGCAGCATTGGGTTGCTGCGATGTTCGCTGATCCACAAGCTGGATTCTGCTTCAAGTGTGAAACTGAAGTGTCTGTGTATCCAGAGCAGGAAGAAATGCCAGGCGAAATTCAGGCAGGTGGTCATGGGTTTGGATCTGATGTGCACTACGGTCCTGGCAATGGGTCACTGGATATCGGGTTCACATGGCAATGCCATGAGTTCGGATCATCTAATGTGCAAGGCTATGCTATCAGAGGGATACCGAATCGCGGGAGCACATGCTACGTGAATGCAATTGTGCAGTGCCTCCTTGTGCTTGATAAACTGCGGGCAAGGATGTTAGGACCAGATGCTCCACCAGGTCAACTTGGCCTAGCACTAATGGAGCTTTTTGTGGAGACATGTGTGGAAGATGCTGTGGCAGGCATGCTGAACCCAGATAAACTCTTGAGAAGGGTACGCTTGCATACTGACAAGTTCGAAGCCTATAGAATGCACGACAGCCATGAACTGCTTGACTCCTTGCGCAGTGCTTTGCATAGCGAGGAAAATGAAATTGAGATTCCTAACAGGCAAAGAGTTGCTGCTACAGTAATTGATTCCATTTTCAGGGGTGAAATCTCTTATACACGGTCCTGCATTCGTTGCGGATCTAGTCTGGTTTTACACGATCAGTTCTGTGAGCTCTCACTGCCACTGCCATCAAAGGAGCATCCATCCAGAAGTGCTGCAGCACCAAAAACAAGCGAGTCTCTCAAATCTCAACCAAAGAAAGCTGCTACTCAACTAATTCCAACAAATGAGAAGATTACCTCGGAAAAGATCCAAGAAGTTGTCAAAAGCGGTGATTCTCATATTCTTGGTTCAGAATTGAAAGATGTCGTCGAGAAAACACCTGAGCCTTTGGAAGTTG ATTCTTCTGAAGCACAATGTATCTGGCAAAGCAAGGATGTTCTACAGGATCCTTTGGAGACTATGGAGGATAAAGCCTCATGTTCCGAACTTTCACGAGGGATCATTGAAGCGCCACCAAAGTCTGTTAGTTTTGTTCTCCAGAACTTGTCTAATGTCAAAGTTGAGCAAGTGATTGAGATGACAGCAGATTCCCACAGTCCAGAAGATATGGTTCCACCTCCACTTGTTGCTCCACTAAGTGAAAACGGTGCACCAATGGCATTAGGCAGTTCTGTAGATCAAAATGACAATGTTAATCCTGGTGATCTATTGAATCAGCTGGAAGTTAGtatacaagccaaggagaaCACTTGCACAGGACAATTAACTGCAGAAGACAAAGAAAATGCTCGGAGTAGAGATGCTGTATATGATAAGGTGGTAGGGGTTAGCAATATTGTACCATCAATTGAGGACTGTCTATCACTGTTTTTTAAAGAACAGGTGGTAGAACGGAATTGTGATGATTGTCCCAAGGTTATTGAGGAGCCAAGTACCAATCAAAGTGAAAATGGTGGGCAGATGGTGTCAAGTACCACTGATAACACAGCAGTTGATGGAAATCTGACTGAACAGTCAGGCAGGTTAACATGCCACATTAAGCAATCTATTGAGCCAAACAGTTTGTCAGTGGAATGCAAATCTTCTTCAAGTAGGCAACCAGATGATTCTGATGCAAAGAGTGAAATTATACAAACAGAAGAAGTTAATACAGAAAGAATAAATTCTGGGATGAGTTATGGCGATAAAGAAATTGAATGTCATGATGGTATTCAAGAAGCTGTAAGTAGTTGCCTTCCAGCTGAGAAACAGACCGATCTGTTGAGCTCTGAGCATAGTCAAAATCTTAGCACGCCAAATCAGGACAGGAGTAAGCAAGTCGGGCTGGATCTTAGTGCAATCCAGTTAGAAGACAACCAAAACGAACAGAAAGAGAGGAGTGGATGTGCTATTGAAACACCTTGTATTACCAAGCTGCCATCTGTATTAACTCTTCATCTTAAGAGGTACATCAATTGTGGCAATGCCCATCATAAAAATGAAGCACATGTGAGCTATAAGGAGTACCTTGATGTAGAGCAATTCATGGACCCCAG CTCCGTGGACAAAGATAAATCTTTGTATCAGCTAGCTGGTGTAGTGGAGCACCGTGGACCCTCCATGAATGCCGGACACTATGTTGCTTACGTGAGAGCAAGGAGGCTTGGGAATCAGGAACAGCAGAGCAGCTGCTCTGCCTCATGGTTTTGTGCGGACGATGGTCACATCAGAGAAGTCACTCTAGAAGAAGTTCTCAAGCGTGAGTCATACATTCTTTTCTATGAGAAGATGGAAGACCAGCGTAAGATCTGA
- the LOC120679906 gene encoding uncharacterized protein LOC120679906: MEEKKKDLLRKLTIISIPFVFVAIPSVVIIVGMLSPHAAGPQEGSGPAPPGQNHSLSMLSTMTGGQMILSCRAAFSGNWEYFHYFILDPYKPQQAFFQPQSDPYVIFCKWGYMGNFLQDVVVFNSCATWASECRVDNGGCRYLFQDGHMFLVTGKHGGGGPAPKAKVREKKLVGDVVLRECQHVLGLFPTMCRKKPHRHEYVGKIIGRWRWWFNY, encoded by the exons atggaggagaagaagaaggacctgCTCCGGAAGCTGACCATCATCTCGATCCCGTTCGTGTTCGTGGCGATCCCGTCCGTGGTGATCATCGTGGGCATGCTGTCCCCGCACGCGGCGGGGCCCCAGGAGGGCtcggggccggcgccgccggggcagAACCACTCGCTGTCCATGCTGAGCACCATGACGGGGGGCCAGATGATCCTCAGCTGCCGCGCCGCCTTCTCGGGCAACTGGGAGTACTTCCACTACTTCATCCTCGATCCCTACAAGCCCCAGCAGGCCTTCTTCCAGCCGCAGTCCGACCCCTACGTCATCTTCTGCAAGTGGGGGTACATGGGCAACTTCCTCCAGGACGTGGTGGTCTTCAACAGCTGCGCCACCTGGGCGTCCGAGTGCCGCGTCGACAACGGCGGCTGCCGCTACCTGTTCCAGGACGGCCACATGTTCCTCGTCACCGggaagcacggcggcggcggccccgcgcCCAAGGCGAAG GTGCGGGAGAAGAAGCTGGTCGGGGACGTGGTGCTCAGGGAGTGCCAGCACGTGCTCGGGCTCTTCCCCACCATGTGCCGGAAGAAACCGCACCGCCACGAGTACGTCGGCAAGATCATCggccggtggcggtggtggttcaACTACTAG
- the LOC120679905 gene encoding GDT1-like protein 4: MHRRAPAAALLVVLALSVSVSVCAAADQVANGAAGNGTGAGAARLDRRTKMFLQTARARGDSAAAQEPGLGLFDAFFASLSIIVVSEIGDETFIIAALMAMRHPKSTVLSGALSALVVMTVLSTGLGRIVPNLISRKHTNSAATVLYAFFGLRLLYIAWRSDSKASQKKEIEEVEEKLEAGQGKSTFRRVFSRFCTPIFLESFVLTFLAEWGDRSQIATIALATHKNAIGVATGATLGHTICTSIAVVGGSMLASKISQGTVATIGGLLFLGFSLSSYFYPPL; this comes from the exons ATGCACAggcgcgcccccgccgcggccctcctcgtcgtcctcgcgcTCTCCGTTTCTGTTTCCGTCTGCGCTGCCGCCGACCAG GTCGCTAATGGCGCTGCTGGGAatggcaccggcgccggcgccgcccgacTGGACCGGCGCACCAAG ATGTTCCTCCagacggcgcgggcgcgcggggaCTCTGCTGCGGCGCAGGAGCCGGGCCTTGGGCTCTTCGACGCCTTCTTTGCCAGCCTGTCCATCATCGTCGTCAGCGAG ATTGGGGATGAGACGTTCATCATCGCGGCACTGATGGCGATGCGGCACCCCAAGTCGACAGTGCTCTCTGGGGCACTGTCGGCGCTGGTCGTTATGACA GTGCTGTCAACTGGGCTAGGCAGAATTGTTCCAAATTTGATATCAAGGAAGCACACTAACAGCGCAGCAACTG TCCTTTATGCATTCTTTGGGCTACGTCTGCTGTACATTGCCTGGAGATCAGATTCCAAGGCATCGCAGAAAAAGGAAATAGAAGAA GTAGAGGAAAAGCTGGAAGCAGGTCAAGGGAAGTCAACATTTAGACGTGTTTTCTCGAGATTCTGCACTCCTATTTTCTTGGAG TCATTTGTGTTGACCTTCCTAGCAGAGTGGGGCGACCGGAGTCAGATAGCTACGATTGCG CTGGCAACGCACAAAAACGCGATCGGTGTTGCTACAGGAGCAACCTTGGGGCACACCATCTGCACATCGATTGCGGTGGTGGGTGGCAGCATGCTGGCGTCCAAGATATCTCAGGGCACGGTTGCGACCATTGgaggcctcctcttcctcgggTTCTCTCTTTCGTCGTATTTCTACCCACCATTGTAG
- the LOC120679885 gene encoding uncharacterized protein LOC120679885, which produces MRQQRGGVGGGLGGGRTGDDPGLLTRAVDKVFRFVRLAEFEILFVLFFLVAFLLFKDLMSRPEYNQIFVKKPDLDDPWP; this is translated from the exons ATGCGGCAGCAGCGGGGCGGGGTCGGGGGCGGACTCGGGGGCGGGAGGACGGGGGACGACCCGGGGCTCCTGACGAGGGCTGTGGACAAGGTGTTCCGCTTCGTCCGCCTCGCCGAGTTCGAGATCCTCTtcgtcctcttcttcctcgtcgcCTTCCTCCTCTTCAAGGACCTC ATGTCGCGACCTGAATACAATCAGATATTTGTCAAGAAGCCTGATCTGGATGACCCCTGGCCTTAG
- the LOC120679549 gene encoding uncharacterized protein LOC120679549, with product MGVLGDASEWCFCSGGAKLERIKSRLLAAKGAAVAAVSFPNGDDRGGGGGAGSKGGSGFLIHRGLLLTTHGTIPSAAAAGAAEVRLSHGRLLARLVPHRIFMTSPILDLTVVGLDVVDDHSSSHGQQPHFLKTCLNPSLDLGSTVLLVGHNRRDLAVGKGKVVIATDNLIKFSTDEVLWHPGSAGFDMYGNLAFMVCDPMKMAPSTPNGYASASSTALLSSRKDAPIQFGIPIPAVREWLKQHWNGSLEDVSKPMMPPARLTTSGEQSGRSFFGHLRFIKTTEREGGDILSSSQIPPRQIWQHGACSSASAKISHGKNDSSVSRSFHGQNELTSKMCKAKNEQADSLMDISLPPENSRSIRLPLPLKHMIPGENKNEAHMPAPHGTHPSNVQINCGTLHNVAYQENCWSEVQSSSSPLAISEIRDERDGFSSGKETIYSAETRESRNIPSPKDKKAETVGRSQSFMNHNKWDSPKSVGSSKGAPSKSRTFIPPRKPHLQAAAISQKSQDYFSPTVSSNMKKRNLSQTPMKPRLRAQVVSKWIT from the exons ATGGGGGTCCTGGGCGACGCCTCGGAGTGGTGCTTCTGCTCCGGCGGGGCTAAGCTGGAGCGGATCAAGTCCAGGCTCCTTGCCGCAAAGGGCGCCGCCGTAGCTGCCGTATCCTTCCCCAACGGGGACGaccgaggagggggagggggagctgGAAGCAAAGGCGGGAGCGGGTTCCTCATCCACCGCGGCCTCCTGCTCACCACGCACGGCACCATCccctcggccgccgcggcgggcgccgccgaggTTCGGCTCAGCCACGGCCGCCTCCTAGCTCGCCTGGTGCCGCATAG GATATTTATGACCAGCCCTATTCTTGACCTTACAGTAGTCGGTCTTGATGTCGTGGATGATCACTCAAGTTCACATGGGCAACAGCCTCATTTCTTAAAAACTTGCTTGAACCCCAGCTTGGACCTTGGCAGTACGGTTTTGCTAGTGGGACATAACAGAAGGGATTTGGCTGTAGGCAAGGGGAAGGTTGTAATAGCTACAGACAATCTTATAAAGTTCTCAACTGATGAAGTCTTGTGGCATCCTGGATCTGCTGGGTTTGATATGTATGGAAATCTAGCTTTTATGGTATGTGATCCCATGAAAATGGCCCCTTCTACACCTAATGGGTATGCTTCCGCATCATCAACTGCTCTTCTTTCATCAAGAAAGGATGCGCCTATACAGTTTGGGATCCCTATCCCTGCAGTACGTGAATGGTTAAAACAGCACTGGAATGGTAGCTTAGAAGATGTTAGCAAGCCAATGATGCCTCCTGCACGATTGACAACCTCCGGAGAACAAAGTGGTCGTTCTTTCTTTGGTCATCTTCGTTTTATTAAGACCACAGAGCGAGAGGGTGGTGATATCTTGTCATCCTCACAGATACCACCTAGACAGATTTGGCAGCACGGAGCATGCAGTTCAGCATCTGCCAAGATTTCACATGGCAAAAATGATTCGAGTGTCTCACGATCTTTCCATGGGCAAAACGAGCTGACGTCAAAAATGTGCAAAGCTAAGAACGAGCAAGCTGATTCACTTATGGACATTAGCCTTCCTCCTGAGAATTCAAGATCCATTCGCCTACCGCTTCCCTTGAAGCACATGATACCTGGTGAGAACAAGAATGAGGCGCACATGCCAGCTCCACATGGAACACATCCATCTAATGTGCAAATCAACTGTGGCACTCTTCACAATGTTGCTTACCAGGAAAATTGCTGGAGTGAGGTGCAGTCCAGTTCCTCCCCACTTGCGATATCCGAAATAAGAGATGAGAGGGACGGTTTTAGCAGCGGGAAGGAGACAATATACTCTGCTGAAACAAGGGAAAGCCGGAACATCCCAAGTCCAAAGGATAAAAAGGCCGAGACAGTTGGTCGATCCCAAAGCTTCATGAATCATAACAAATGGGACTCGCCTAAAAGTGTTGGATCATCAAAAGGAGCACCCTCAAAGTCGCGCACCTTCATCCCCCCGAGAAAACCGCATCTACAGGCTGCAGCCATTTCACAGAAGAGCCAAGATTATTTCAGCCCAACCGTCTCCTCCAACATGAAGAAGAGGAACTTATCCCAGACTCCCATGAAGCCCAGGCTGCGTGCTCAGGTTGTCTCCAAATGGATAACTTGA
- the LOC120680182 gene encoding UDP-glucuronate 4-epimerase 6-like translates to MPAGVVDAAAKGVRLERHAAGAAVLLRRASGAKQLASASSHLLFRATVLATLALVVLFAVHYPSLLSRSFSLSAAPSSGSPSAAAARSRPSHRSLLGSGASYGGAAWEREVRRRATPRRDGGLSVLVTSAAGFVGAHCSLALRGRGDGVLGLDNFNSYYDPALKRARQRLLASRGVVVLDADINDAALLERLFAAAPFTHVLHLAAQAGVRYAMQAPQTYVASNVAGLVSLFEVAAKHADPQPAIVWASSSSVYGLNTDAPFSEEHRTDRPASLYAATKKAGEAIAHAYNHIYGLSITGLRFFTVYGPWGRPDMAYFSFARSIVAGEPITLFRTADGADARRDFTYIDDVVKGCLGALDTAGRSTGDKSGKKRGPAPLRVYNLGNTSPVPVTRMVAILEKLLGKKANKRVVTMPSNGDVPFTHANVTHAARDFGYRPATSLEAGLRHFVDWFVQYYKLDIKGSNVLAGKTTKKKSMAMSAAS, encoded by the coding sequence ATGCCGGCCGGCGTGGTGGACGCGGCCGCCAAGGGCGTCAGGCTGGAGCGGCACGCGGCGGGGGCCGCCGTGCTGCTGCGGCGCGCGTCGGGCGCCAAGCAGCTCGCGTCGGCGTCCTCGCACCTGCTCTTCCGCGCCACGGTCCTCGCCACGCTCGCGCTCGTCGTCCTCTTCGCCGTGCACTACCCGTCCCTGCTCTCGCGCTCCTTCAGCCTCTCCGCCGCGCCATCGTCCGGCTcgccgtccgcggcggcggcgcggtcgcgGCCGTCGCACCGGAGCCTGCTGGGCTCGGGGGCCTCGTACGGGGGCGCCGCGTGGGAGCGTGAGGTGCGGCGCAGAGCCACGCCGCGGCGGGACGGGGGCCTGTCCGTGCTGGTCACCAGCGCCGCGGGGTTCGTGGGCGCGCACTGCTCCCTGGCGCTCCgcgggcgcggcgacggcgtgctCGGCCTCGACAACTTCAACTCCTACTACGACCCCGCCCTGAAGCGCGCGCGCCAGCGCCTGCTCGCGTCGCGCGGTGTGGTGGTGCTCGACGCCGACATCAACGACGCCGCGCTGCTCGAGCGGCTCTTCGCCGCGGCGCCGTTCACGCACGTGCTGCACCTCGCCGCGCAGGCAGGGGTGCGGTACGCGATGCAGGCGCCGCAGACGTACGTGGCCTCCAACGTGGCGGGGCTGGTCAGCCTCTTCGAGGTCGCGGCCAAGCACGCCGACCCGCAGCCGGCGATCGTgtgggcgtcgtcgtcgtcggtgtACGGGCTCAACACTGACGCGCCCTTCTCCGAGGAGCACCGCACGGACCGGCCCGCGTCGCTGTACGCCGCGACCAAGAAGGCCGGCGAGGCCATCGCGCACGCGTACAACCACATCTACGGGCTCTCCATCACCGGCCTCCGCTTCTTCACCGTCTACGGGCCGTGGGGCCGCCCCGACATGGCCTACTTCTCCTTCGCCCGCAgcatcgtcgccggcgagcccatCACGCTCTTCCGCACCGCCGACGGCGCCGACGCGCGCCGCGACTTCACCTACATCGACGACGTCGTCAAGGGATGCCTCGGCGCGCTCGACACGGCCGGCAGGAGCACGGGCGACAAGTCCGGCAAGAAGCGCGGGCCTGCGCCCCTCCGCGTGTACAACCTCGGCAACACCTCGCCGGTGCCCGTCACCCGCATGGTCGCCATCCTCGAGAAGCTCCTCGGCAAGAAGGCGAACAAGCGCGTCGTCACGATGCCGAGCAACGGCGACGTGCCGTTCACGCACGCCAACGTCACCCACGCCGCGCGCGACTTCGGCTACCGCCCggccacctcgctcgaggccggccTCCGGCATTTCGTCGACTGGTTCGTGCAGTACTACAAGCTCGACATCAAGGGCAGCAATGTCCTCGCCGGCAAGACCACCAAGAAGAAATCAATGGCCATGTCTGCAGCATCATGA